From the Exiguobacterium marinum DSM 16307 genome, the window TTTCGTCTTCTTCTCATACGCGACAGCTGGGGACGTGACGGCCGCATGAAGTTGCATGAGACCGGCTCCGGCACGACGTGGTGAGTACGGAAGAGACTGTTTCAATTCCTGGTTATATGGTCCGATATCCGTGACAGGCTTTGATGTGTTGAGTAACAAGTTCTTTGCCATCGTGACACGATTTTTTCCACTCAACTTGAAGTCGCGGTCCACACGCTCAAGAACGAGGGCTGCCCCTCCGGCAACGTGCGGTGCTGCCATTGATGTTCCACTCATCAACCCATATTGGTTGTCGTTGAACGTAGAGAAAATTTGACCGCCTGGTGCAGAAAGTTCTGGCTTGAAGTCAAGGTTTGGTGTGACACCCCATGAGGTGAAATCAGACATCGCACCGGCTGAACGGTTGTTGACACTGATCCGGTCACCGGCAAACGTCACTTGAAGTGGACCTTCGGCTAATTTGTCTTTAAGTTCATTCCCATCCTGAATGCTGAGTGAAGCCATTGGGATTTGAGGTTGATCGAGTGCCATCGATACATAATCACCATGTGAGACAGCGCCTCGAACGATGACACCTGCTGCGCCTTGTTCCTCAGCAGTTTTTTGAATCTTCGAATAGAAGTATCCGCCGTCACGCACGGCGAGGACGAGTTTTCCTTTTACGTCTTTCCCTTCATAATTTTCCGATTGTCCGTCTCCGACATATACGATGTCATATGTACCTTCCTTGAAAGCAGGACCGTCTTGCTTCTTCCATCCGATTTTTTCATTCCCGACGCGAAATGCATCCAATTGAATTTGATCGTTCTCAAGAGACGCAACCGATGTTGACGCTTGACTGACACTTGGTGCCCCAACGACGCCCGTATCTGGGTTTGAAGCGGTTGGCAAGTCGAATCCGTGACCGAAGTATGCGGAGTTCCCTGCGGAAATCGACATGAAGATTCCGTTGTCGACGGCGCGTTGAACGGCTTGTTGCTCTGGAGAATCAGCATTCACAAATCCAGCGGTAGAACCAAGGCTCATGTTGATGACGTCCGCTCCGAGCTTGATTGCATCATCAATCGCTTTAATATAAATATCACCATATGTAGATGCGTAATTTGGATCGTTACTAAATACTTTCAAACCTAAGATTTGTGCTTCTGGAGCGACACCTTTGATGCCTCCATTTTCCAAGTCACCATTCGCGGCAACCGTTCCTGAGACGTGTTGACCGTGCATCGATGCGCCTGGAGAATCATCCTTAATATCATCGTTCTCATCGTAATAGTTATAAGCGTATGGAACTTTCTCGTTCACATAAGCTCCAGGTAAATCGAATGATGCAATTGCCTGATTGACTTCTGATTTCGTCAATTCTGCCGTTTTTGCGTCTGTGATTCGGTAGTCACGATGCTCAGCGTCAATTCCTGAGTCGATGACAGCGACGACTGTCCCTTCGCCTGCAAATCCATAATCGCCCCATGTTTGCTCGGCTTGGACCATCCCGTTACTCGTGATCATATCTGGCTTCACTTCTGGACGCTCATATTCGTTGACGATGTGAACGGTCGCGACTTCAGGTAACGCTTCGACTTTAGCAATTTCACTTGTTGACAGGAACGTTGAGAAGCCGTTAAAGACAGTTGTGAACTCTTCAATCGGAGAAGCGGTCACCCCTTGTTTCTTGAGAGCAGACTTGGCCCGTTTTTGTTCGGACTCCACAGATTCTTGAGCCTTGTTTTGTTCCGATTTTGTTAATTCATTAAATTTTTTTCCTTTTTGAGCAGCTTCTGCAATCGCTGGGTCTCCTACGAGTTCAACCACGACCCTTACTTTTTTCTGCTTCTTTTCGAGCACAAGTTTTGGTTTTACGGATGCTTCTGCTGAAACAGATGATGTACCAGCTTGAATCAGTGCTGGTGATAATGCGATACATGTGGCGAGTGATGCGTTCAGATAGATTTTTTTACGTGACAACGTGTTAGCCCCCTGTAATTTGTTATTATCTGTAAAAAAAGCGATTCCTAACATTGAAGACTATCATAACGCTATTTAACATAATAGCAGTGGATTTTTTTGTAAAATAGGGGAGTGTTTTTGCACAAATTTTAATGTTCTGACAATTACTAAAGACCTAACACATAAGACCTATATCCTTTATAGATAGAATAAAAAATCTAGCTAATGACTTGAAACGAGTAAAAAAACCTGGTAATCTAGCGTTAATGTTAAATGCCGATAATACATATCAAATTAGTAAGAATAAAGATTGGGGTGGCGCTATGAACTTACCATTCATGGACATCTTTAAAGATTGGGCAAAAGATTACGATACGGCTGTCGAAGGTCATGACGAGCAATATCATGAGGTGTTTGTTGAGTATGAACAAATGTTGGATGAAGTTGCGCTACACGTTGAAGGAACGGTGCTTGAGTTCGGTGTAGGGACGGGTAACCTGAGTAGTCGCATTTTAAAAGGACATCCGTTGATCGCGATTGAACCGTCTCCGGAGATGCGGCAGATTGCGATTGACAAATTAGGTATTGAAGTTCAGGAAGGCGATTTTCTCCGATATCCAGACTTTTCACAAGTCGATACGGTCGTGTCGTCGTATGCTTTTCATCATTTGAAGGATTCTGAAAAGGAGACGGCGATTCGTCAATATGTCGGAGAATGGGGACATCCGAAGTTCGTGTTGCTCGACACGATGTTTGAATCTCCGGTATCCCGTCAGGACATCATCGATTGGGCGAAGGCTAACAGTTACTCAGACCTAGTTGAAGACTTGAATCGTGAATACTATCCATATACGACAACGATTCGTTCTATGTTAGAAGCGAATGGTTATAACGTGATGATGACGCAAAAAAATAAGTTCGTATGGCTCGTAGTAGCCACTAAGTATCGAGGAGGAATTACACATGAAAACATATAACGTTGAAAGTTTTAACTTAGATCATACGAAAGTTCAGGCTCCGTATGTTCGTCTGGCTGGCGTGAAAGAGGGGTCAGCTGACACGATCTATAAATATGATATTCGTTTCATTCAACCGAACGAAGGCCTCATGCCAATGCGTGCGGTTCACTCACTCGAACATTTGATTGCGGAAAACAGTCGTAATCATTCAAATGATATCGTTGATGTTTCACCTATGGGATGCCAGACAGGATTCTATTGGACGATGTTGAATGACGGGGATTATGACCGAATGCTCGATTTGGTGGAAGCCACTTTACGCGATGCGATGAACGCAGAGGAATTGCCGGCACAAAACCCCGTACAATGTGGAAGCGCAAACCATCATGATTTTGAAGGAGCAAAGAAGTTAGCTTCAGATATGCTCGCAAAGCGAGACGAGTGGCATATTATCTTTAAGGACGAAGCGTAAGATGATTGTCCGTGACGTCTACGAGCTCATCGGGGATACACCGCTCATTGAACTCCATTCACTTCCCGTACCCGCAAATGTCAAAGTGTACGGAAAGCTCGAGATGATGAATCCGGGTGGAAGTGTGAAAGACCGACTCGGCATGAATTTGATTGAACGAGCAATTGAGCGCGGAGATGTCGCACCAGGTGGCACGGTGATCGAACCGACAGCCGGGAACACCGGGATTGGTCTCGCCCTTGCTTGCCAACGGTTCGGGATTCGTCTTTTTACCGTAACCCCTGAAAAGTTTAGTCAAGAGAAACAAGCGCTCATGCGACTCTTGGGGGCCACGGTCGTCAACACGCCGACAGAACTTGGGATGAAAGGCGCAATCCATCACGCGGTCGAATTGGCGAAAGAGCATGACGCCTATGTCCCGGAACAGTTCTCAAACCGGGACAACCCGGACGCATACGTTGACATTCTATCTCGTGAACTTCTAAACGACCTGCCTCGGATTGACGTGTTCATAGCCGGAGCTGGTTCGGGAGGAACGTTCACTGGTGTCGCGCAAACGCTGAAACCTCTCGGTACGAAAACTGTCGTTGTGGAGCCGGTCGGATCGGTTTTAAACGGTGGTGAACCGGGCCCTCATAAAACGGAAGGAATCGGCGTTGAGAAATGGCCACCATTTTTGGAGCGGTCTTATGTGGATGCGATCCATACGATCACGGATGAAGAAGCGTTCTACTATGTGGCACATTTGGCGAAACAGGAAGGACTGCTCATCGGTAGTTCATCAGGTGCCGCCATCGCAGCGTGTGTAAAGGAAGCAAATCAATTGACGGAAGGCACGATTGTGACAATCTTGCCGGACAGTGCAGAGCGATATTTAAGTCAAGGAATTGTCAAGGAGGCAGAACATGCGTACAAAGACAGCACTCATTCACGGCGGTAAGACGACGGATCCATTGACAGGAGCCGTCACACCACCGATTTATCAAACGAGCACATACAAGCAAGACGGGATCGGGAACTTACGAGAAGGATACGAGTATTCTCGGTCGGCAAACCCGACGCGAACAGCGCTCGAGACACTCATTGCCGACATTGAAGGCGGTGTACAAGGCTTTGCATTTGGTTCTGGGATGGCAGCCATCTCGACGGTGCTCATGCTACTAAAATCAGGAGACCACGTCATCGTCGGATCTGACGTGTATGGAGGAACATACCGTGTATTCAATCGAGTATTTCAGTCACGAGGCTTGGAAGCAACTTTTGTCGATACATCCGATGAAACAGCGGTTCGGAATGCGCTTCAAACGAACACGAAAATGATTTATGTCGAAACACCGACCAACCCGCTTCTAAATGTGACGGACATTCGCGCGATGCGCACGATTGCAGATGAGGCAGACGTCCTACTCGTCGTGGATAACACGTTCATGACGCCTTATTTCCAAAATCCAATCGATCTTGGAGCAGACTATGTCCTCCACAGTGCAACGAAGTACTTGGGTGGACATAGTGACGTCGTGGCGGGACTAGTTGTCGCTCGTACGGAAGAACAAGGCGAGGCTTTGGCCTTCCTTCAAAACTCTGTTGGGGCAGTACTCGGACCACAAGACAGCTTCCTTGTTGTTCGAGGCATCAAGACGCTGGCCGTCCGGATGGAGGAAATTGAATCAAATGCTCGTGCATTGGTCGAATTTTTACAATCTAAAAAGAGCGTGTCCCGTGTGCTCCACCCAAGTGTTTCAAGTGAAGAAGCGAAACGTATACATTTATCTCAAGCGCGCGGGTTCGGTGGGATGATTGCATTCGATGTTGGTTCAGCGGAAGCGGCGGAAATGATGGTCGCGAAGACGAAATACTTTACGCTTGCTGAGAGCTTAGGTGCAGTAGAGAGCTTGATCAGTGTTCCGGCCCGCATGACACATGCGTCGATTCCGGCTGAACGTCGAGCGGAACTCGGAATCACCGATGGGCTCGTCCGTATTTCGGTCGGACTCGAAGACATTGATGACTTGATGGAAGATTTGGCGCAAGCTTTGTCGGCGATCGAGCAAGTGAAGCAATAAACAGTCAGGGCGCGTTTTCGCGTCCTTTTTTCATGAGAAAAAAGTCTTGTATCGGAAGTCTTTCATCGACTAAACTGTTTTTAACTTGAAAGAGAGCGGGTGAACGTGTGAATAAGGGAGTGTTGACGACAATCGGGGCCTACGTCATGTGGGGCGTCCTTCCGATTTATTGGAAATTTTTACAAGAAGTGCCGAGCGGTCAAATTTTGGCGCATCGAATCGTTTGGTCATTTTTATTTATCTTACTCGTCCTGAGATGGACAAATCAGTGGAAAGAGTTCGGTTACGCCCTTCGACATCGTGCTACGCGAAACGCATTCATGTTAAACGGATTCATCGTTAGCGCAAACTGGTTTGTGTACATATGGGCAGTCAATCACGGATATATTATCGAAGCGTCTCTTGGGTATTACATAAATCCACTTGTCAGTATGGTGTTAGGGGTGCTCGTATTTCGGGAATCATTAAACCGAGTCCAATGGATAGCTGTCGGAATTGCCTCGGTTGGGGTACTCGTATTGACGTTAGGATACGGCTCGTTCCCTTGGATCTCATTCGTTTTAGCGAGTACGTTCGGATTTTATGGGATGGTGAAAAAACGACGCCCCCTTGCCTCGACAGTCAGCCTAGGGATTGAAACGTTAGCAGTCGTCCCTGTGGCGCTGCTCTTCCTCGGGAATCAAGTCGTCACCGACAACATCGCTTTTGATGTGTCTCCTGTGATTTGGGTTGCGCTCCTCGGGACGGGCGTAGTCACGGCGTTACCACTTCTTTTGTTCGGGTATGGGGCACAACAGATTCCATTCACTCTCGTCGGGTTTCTTCAATTTATCGCACCGACACTTAGCTTGATTATCGGGGTCGTCATGTACCATGAACCGTTTACGTCGTATCATATCTTTGCCTTCACCTGCATTTGGCTCGCTATTTTCTTCTTCAGTTGGAACAGTTGGGTCGTTGCCCGTAAACGTCGTCAGTTAATTTGAATTTGAAAGCTGTTACATCTCAAAAAAACATGGTAATATGTTAGATGTCAGACTTATATGTCAGAGGAGGAAATGAATAATGGAATTAGCCCGTTATATCGATCACACAGCATTGAAAGCTGAAACAACAAAAGACCAGGTTACAAAACTATGTGCAGAGGCGCTCGAGTACAAATTCGCGAGTGTTTGTGTCAACCCGACTTGGGTCAAGTATGCTGCGCAAGAGCTCAAATCAGATGATGACGTCAAAGTATGCACGGTCATCGGTTTTCCGCTTGGAGCGAACACACCTGAGGTGAAAGCGTTCGAAACAAAAGACGCGATCGCAAATGGTGCAGATGAGGTTGACATGGTCATCAACATCGCAGCACTCAAAGACGGCGACTACGATCTCGTAGAGCGTGACATCCGTGCGGTTGTTGAAGCGGCAAACGGTACACTTGTCAAAGTCATCTTTGAAACATGCATGCTTACTAAAGAAG encodes:
- a CDS encoding S-ribosylhomocysteine lyase, with the protein product MKTYNVESFNLDHTKVQAPYVRLAGVKEGSADTIYKYDIRFIQPNEGLMPMRAVHSLEHLIAENSRNHSNDIVDVSPMGCQTGFYWTMLNDGDYDRMLDLVEATLRDAMNAEELPAQNPVQCGSANHHDFEGAKKLASDMLAKRDEWHIIFKDEA
- a CDS encoding bifunctional cystathionine gamma-lyase/homocysteine desulfhydrase, producing the protein MRTKTALIHGGKTTDPLTGAVTPPIYQTSTYKQDGIGNLREGYEYSRSANPTRTALETLIADIEGGVQGFAFGSGMAAISTVLMLLKSGDHVIVGSDVYGGTYRVFNRVFQSRGLEATFVDTSDETAVRNALQTNTKMIYVETPTNPLLNVTDIRAMRTIADEADVLLVVDNTFMTPYFQNPIDLGADYVLHSATKYLGGHSDVVAGLVVARTEEQGEALAFLQNSVGAVLGPQDSFLVVRGIKTLAVRMEEIESNARALVEFLQSKKSVSRVLHPSVSSEEAKRIHLSQARGFGGMIAFDVGSAEAAEMMVAKTKYFTLAESLGAVESLISVPARMTHASIPAERRAELGITDGLVRISVGLEDIDDLMEDLAQALSAIEQVKQ
- the deoC gene encoding deoxyribose-phosphate aldolase — protein: MELARYIDHTALKAETTKDQVTKLCAEALEYKFASVCVNPTWVKYAAQELKSDDDVKVCTVIGFPLGANTPEVKAFETKDAIANGADEVDMVINIAALKDGDYDLVERDIRAVVEAANGTLVKVIFETCMLTKEEIKKAAELSVKAGADFVKTSTGFSTGGATVEDIRLMRETVGPDLGVKASGGVRDFEGAKAMIDAGATRIGASAGIAIVTGGRSDSDY
- a CDS encoding class I SAM-dependent methyltransferase; amino-acid sequence: MNLPFMDIFKDWAKDYDTAVEGHDEQYHEVFVEYEQMLDEVALHVEGTVLEFGVGTGNLSSRILKGHPLIAIEPSPEMRQIAIDKLGIEVQEGDFLRYPDFSQVDTVVSSYAFHHLKDSEKETAIRQYVGEWGHPKFVLLDTMFESPVSRQDIIDWAKANSYSDLVEDLNREYYPYTTTIRSMLEANGYNVMMTQKNKFVWLVVATKYRGGITHENI
- a CDS encoding S8 family serine peptidase — protein: MSRKKIYLNASLATCIALSPALIQAGTSSVSAEASVKPKLVLEKKQKKVRVVVELVGDPAIAEAAQKGKKFNELTKSEQNKAQESVESEQKRAKSALKKQGVTASPIEEFTTVFNGFSTFLSTSEIAKVEALPEVATVHIVNEYERPEVKPDMITSNGMVQAEQTWGDYGFAGEGTVVAVIDSGIDAEHRDYRITDAKTAELTKSEVNQAIASFDLPGAYVNEKVPYAYNYYDENDDIKDDSPGASMHGQHVSGTVAANGDLENGGIKGVAPEAQILGLKVFSNDPNYASTYGDIYIKAIDDAIKLGADVINMSLGSTAGFVNADSPEQQAVQRAVDNGIFMSISAGNSAYFGHGFDLPTASNPDTGVVGAPSVSQASTSVASLENDQIQLDAFRVGNEKIGWKKQDGPAFKEGTYDIVYVGDGQSENYEGKDVKGKLVLAVRDGGYFYSKIQKTAEEQGAAGVIVRGAVSHGDYVSMALDQPQIPMASLSIQDGNELKDKLAEGPLQVTFAGDRISVNNRSAGAMSDFTSWGVTPNLDFKPELSAPGGQIFSTFNDNQYGLMSGTSMAAPHVAGGAALVLERVDRDFKLSGKNRVTMAKNLLLNTSKPVTDIGPYNQELKQSLPYSPRRAGAGLMQLHAAVTSPAVAYEKKTKEAKVALKELSKSKASFKIVVENMSNESLTYDVAASLQTDLAVKNKDGVIQNAMEAQALQQAIIKINGANTSKVTLKAKQKKEITVSIDVSKAKVLNPETLDGAVSAKSVFENGYFVDGFLRLTDPRGTDGHPSLVVPFVGFEGDWGKAPIFDDTIYGEGAFYGVSGLVDAEGNYLGEKLDESVAGEAVAISPDGDGSKDTATPVFSLLRNAKDIKYRVVDEKGNVLRTLKMEDELRKNYFDGGSGDYYYYAADNAWDGKLNGKMAPKGTYYYEIEASIDYMKKQAQTLRIPVKVDYTDPRFTLRWDDNVASVKASDDFAGINGIEFLLNGEVVEKEADDTATFTLDTPIESTDQLAVRVSDNAGNVITRNVSTENDAAKPGVFVDAPLALSPYGTSIVPLIGQIKDASEIASFTVDGVEVPLKYDATSEQYTFNTTRTYKDGFHKVRFIAEDTAGNMTNFVRPIFVDSTKAKLSVTNVPKNVSAKQNSVKVKVKVTDNFDEIKLRVNGDLQWSQSMKEPYAMRASSRTGTITLPVTTKGTNTFTFEVTDLGGNVTKKVITINKK
- the rarD gene encoding EamA family transporter RarD → MNKGVLTTIGAYVMWGVLPIYWKFLQEVPSGQILAHRIVWSFLFILLVLRWTNQWKEFGYALRHRATRNAFMLNGFIVSANWFVYIWAVNHGYIIEASLGYYINPLVSMVLGVLVFRESLNRVQWIAVGIASVGVLVLTLGYGSFPWISFVLASTFGFYGMVKKRRPLASTVSLGIETLAVVPVALLFLGNQVVTDNIAFDVSPVIWVALLGTGVVTALPLLLFGYGAQQIPFTLVGFLQFIAPTLSLIIGVVMYHEPFTSYHIFAFTCIWLAIFFFSWNSWVVARKRRQLI
- a CDS encoding PLP-dependent cysteine synthase family protein, with product MIVRDVYELIGDTPLIELHSLPVPANVKVYGKLEMMNPGGSVKDRLGMNLIERAIERGDVAPGGTVIEPTAGNTGIGLALACQRFGIRLFTVTPEKFSQEKQALMRLLGATVVNTPTELGMKGAIHHAVELAKEHDAYVPEQFSNRDNPDAYVDILSRELLNDLPRIDVFIAGAGSGGTFTGVAQTLKPLGTKTVVVEPVGSVLNGGEPGPHKTEGIGVEKWPPFLERSYVDAIHTITDEEAFYYVAHLAKQEGLLIGSSSGAAIAACVKEANQLTEGTIVTILPDSAERYLSQGIVKEAEHAYKDSTHSRR